From a single Nicotiana tomentosiformis chromosome 2, ASM39032v3, whole genome shotgun sequence genomic region:
- the LOC104096301 gene encoding transcription factor bHLH93-like — translation MELTQQDLLEEILAPRRESWSTFPSGVNEAFPNGWTFESPFYQNPEFVALNSSLLGLFTPSESNFQCPLITSPESYPLILDSFTAPDKINDTILLPLQIQDEYNNRAMFENQELGIISSDFNGLQEDLNSVSTNDVKVEEANSRIMGVSNVGEKKNKVRKREGQPSKNLMAERRRRKRLNDRLSMLRSIVPKISKMDRTSILGDAIDYMKELLEKIHTLREDDNVKDEIKDIKLVGNFKELKPNEALVRKPPKFEVERRNVDTRIKICCAAKPGMLLSTVSTLEALGLDVQQCVISCFSDFSLQASCSEAREHRTILSSEDVKQTLFKTAGYGGRCL, via the exons atggAGCTTACTCAACAGGATCTTTTAGAGGAAATACTGGCTCCAAGGAGAGAAAGTTGGAGCACTTTTCCAAGTGGAGTAAATGAAGCTTTCCCAAATGGATGGACTTTTGAATCACCTTTTTATCAAAATCCAGaatttgtagccttaaattcttcACTTTTGGGCCTATTCACACCCTCAGAATCAAACTTTCAGTGTCCTTTGATCACTTCACCAGAATCCTATCCATTAATTCTTGATTCTTTCACTGCCCCAGATAAAATTAATGACACAATACTATTGCCACTTCAAATTCAAGATGAGTATAATAATAGAGCCATGTTTGAAAATCAAGAACTTGGCATTATTTCTAGTGATTTTAATGGCTTGCAAGAAGACTTGAATAGCGTCAGCACTAATGATGTCAAAGTTGAAGAGGCCAATTCAAGAATAATGGGTGTTTCTAATGTTGGAGAAAAGAAGAATAAAGTTAGGAAGCGTGAGGGACAGCCTTCAAAAAATCTAATGGCAGAGAGGAGGAGAAGAAAACGACTCAATGATCGACTCTCCATGCTTAGATCCATTGTTCCTAAGATTAGTAAG ATGGACAGGACATCCATACTCGGGGACGCAATTGATTACATGAAGGAGCTGCTAGAAAAAATCCATACATTGCGTGAAGATGATAATGTGAAAGATGAAATTAAGGATATTAAATTAGTAGGAAACTTCAAGGAGTTAAAGCCAAATGAAGCACTTGTAAGAAAGCCTCCTAAG TTTGAGGTAGAAAGGAGAAACGTGGACACACGAATCAAGATCTGTTGCGCTGCAAAGCCTGGAATGTTGTTGTCAACAGTGAGCACGCTAGAAGCACTTGGCCTTGATGTACAACAATGTGTTATCAGCTGTTTCAGTGACTTCTCATTGCAAGCTTCTTGTTCTGag GCAAGGGAGCATCGAACAATTTTGAGCTCTGAAGACGTAAAGCAAACCTTGTTCAAAACAGCAGGTTATGGGGGAAGATGTCTTTAG